The proteins below are encoded in one region of Shewanella putrefaciens:
- the speA gene encoding biosynthetic arginine decarboxylase, whose amino-acid sequence MNDWSIDDARAGYNVTHWSQGFYGISDQGEVTVSPDPKNPDYKIGLNELAKDMVKAGVALPVLVRFPQILHHRVNSLCQAFDQAIQKYEYQADYLLVYPIKVNQQQTVVEEILASQASKEVPQLGLEAGSKPELMAVLAMAQKASSVIVCNGYKDNEYIRLALIGEKLGHKVYIVLEKLSELKMVLAESKRLGVKPRLGLRARLAFQGKGKWQASGGEKSKFGLSAAQILTVVDQLKQHDMLDSLQLLHFHLGSQIANIRDIRQGVSEAGRFYCELRELGASVNCFDVGGGLAVDYDGTRSQSNNSMNYGLTEYANNIVNVLTDICNEYEQPMPRIISESGRYLTAHHAVLITDVIGTEAYLPEDIQPPAEESPQLLHNMWHSWSEISGRADQRALIEIYHDSQSDLQEAQSLFALGQLTLAERAWAEQANLRVCHEVQGLLSTKNRYHRPIIDELNEKLADKFFVNFSLFQSLPDAWGIDQVFPVLPLSGLDKAPERRAVMLDITCDSDGIVDQYVDGQGIETTLPVPAWSAESPYLIGFFLVGAYQEILGDMHNLFGDTNSAVVRIEDNGVTNIESVLAGDTVADVLRYVNLDAVDFMRTYEELVNQHIAEDERAQILEELQVGLKGYTYLEDFS is encoded by the coding sequence ATGAATGATTGGTCTATTGATGATGCTCGTGCTGGGTACAATGTTACTCACTGGAGCCAAGGTTTTTATGGGATCAGCGACCAAGGTGAGGTGACAGTGTCACCGGATCCTAAAAATCCTGATTACAAGATTGGTTTAAACGAGCTAGCCAAAGATATGGTTAAGGCGGGGGTCGCTTTACCTGTGCTGGTGCGTTTTCCGCAGATCCTGCATCACAGAGTCAACAGTCTGTGCCAAGCATTTGACCAAGCGATACAAAAGTATGAGTATCAGGCGGACTATTTGCTGGTTTACCCCATTAAAGTAAACCAACAGCAAACCGTGGTGGAAGAGATCCTTGCGAGTCAAGCATCAAAGGAAGTGCCACAATTAGGCCTTGAAGCGGGCAGTAAGCCAGAGTTGATGGCCGTGCTTGCGATGGCGCAAAAAGCCAGCTCAGTTATCGTTTGTAATGGTTATAAAGATAACGAATATATTCGCTTAGCTTTGATTGGTGAGAAATTAGGCCACAAGGTTTATATCGTATTAGAGAAACTGTCTGAGCTTAAGATGGTGTTGGCAGAGTCTAAGCGTCTGGGCGTTAAGCCTCGTTTGGGCTTACGTGCTCGCCTTGCCTTCCAAGGTAAAGGTAAGTGGCAGGCCAGCGGCGGTGAAAAATCTAAGTTTGGTTTATCTGCAGCCCAGATTTTGACTGTAGTCGATCAGTTAAAGCAACACGATATGCTGGATTCGCTGCAGTTGCTGCATTTCCATTTAGGTTCGCAAATTGCCAATATCCGCGATATTCGTCAAGGTGTGAGCGAAGCGGGTCGCTTCTACTGTGAATTGCGTGAGCTGGGTGCAAGCGTGAATTGCTTCGACGTGGGCGGTGGTTTAGCGGTGGATTACGATGGTACTCGTAGCCAAAGTAATAACTCGATGAACTATGGCCTGACCGAGTATGCCAACAATATCGTTAACGTATTGACCGATATCTGTAATGAATACGAGCAGCCAATGCCACGTATTATTTCTGAATCTGGCCGTTACTTGACTGCGCACCATGCGGTGCTTATCACAGATGTGATTGGTACCGAGGCTTACCTGCCTGAGGATATTCAACCGCCAGCGGAGGAATCGCCACAGTTATTACACAATATGTGGCATTCATGGTCTGAGATCAGTGGCCGTGCCGATCAGCGTGCCTTGATCGAGATTTACCATGATAGTCAAAGTGACTTACAGGAAGCGCAATCCCTGTTTGCCTTAGGTCAGTTAACTCTGGCAGAGCGTGCATGGGCCGAGCAGGCCAACCTGCGTGTTTGCCATGAAGTGCAAGGCCTGTTGAGCACTAAAAACCGCTACCACAGACCGATTATCGATGAACTCAATGAAAAGTTAGCCGATAAATTCTTCGTTAACTTCTCGCTATTCCAGTCGTTACCGGATGCCTGGGGTATTGATCAAGTGTTCCCAGTACTGCCATTGTCGGGCTTAGATAAAGCCCCCGAGCGCCGTGCTGTAATGCTAGATATTACCTGTGACTCCGACGGTATTGTGGATCAATACGTGGATGGTCAAGGCATTGAAACCACTCTGCCAGTACCTGCCTGGAGCGCTGAAAGCCCGTATTTGATTGGTTTCTTCCTGGTGGGAGCCTACCAAGAGATCCTCGGCGATATGCATAACCTCTTCGGTGACACTAACTCTGCAGTGGTTCGTATCGAAGATAATGGCGTCACAAATATTGAATCAGTACTCGCTGGCGATACTGTGGCTGACGTATTGCGCTATGTTAACTTGGATGCGGTCGATTTTATGCGCACCTATGAAGAGTTAGTGAACCAGCACATAGCGGAAGATGAGCGTGCGCAAATTTTAGAAGAGTTGCAAGTAGGCCTGAAAGGCTATACTTATTTAGAAGATTTTTCATAA
- a CDS encoding S1 RNA-binding domain-containing protein encodes MVQIGKTCKLEVVKQVSFGVYLNAHELGQVLLPNKVTPKDCQVGDWLEVFLYLDSEDIVIATTRRPLAQVGEFAYLKAVSTGPYGAFLDWGLDKDLLLPFGEQHKPIEEGRSYLVYVHANRADERIVASSKIDKFLDKTEPHYQVGEQVDLYIGGTTDLGYKAIINHAHWGVIYQNEVFQKLRFGQRVKGFIKQVRRDGKIDLVLQQGSKQELDKHAHIILSKLKLSGGFLALTDKTDAEIIYDQLGMSKKAFKKAIGGLFKNGQLSIDNDGLRLTTTAE; translated from the coding sequence ATGGTACAGATAGGTAAAACCTGCAAACTTGAGGTTGTAAAACAAGTCAGTTTTGGCGTGTATCTCAACGCGCACGAATTAGGGCAAGTATTGCTGCCAAATAAAGTCACCCCAAAGGACTGCCAAGTCGGTGATTGGCTTGAGGTGTTTCTGTACCTAGATTCTGAAGATATAGTGATAGCCACCACCCGCCGCCCATTGGCACAGGTGGGTGAGTTTGCCTATTTAAAAGCCGTATCCACCGGGCCCTATGGCGCCTTTTTAGATTGGGGCTTAGATAAAGATTTATTACTGCCCTTCGGTGAGCAACATAAACCTATCGAAGAAGGCCGTTCATATCTGGTCTATGTACATGCCAACCGTGCCGATGAGCGAATTGTCGCTTCATCTAAAATCGATAAATTCCTCGACAAGACTGAACCTCACTATCAAGTGGGCGAGCAAGTGGATTTGTATATCGGCGGCACCACAGATTTAGGCTACAAAGCCATTATCAATCATGCTCACTGGGGCGTGATTTACCAGAATGAAGTCTTCCAAAAGTTGCGTTTTGGCCAGCGAGTCAAAGGCTTTATTAAACAAGTGCGCCGTGATGGCAAAATCGATCTAGTGCTGCAACAGGGTAGTAAGCAAGAGTTAGATAAACACGCCCACATTATCTTAAGTAAACTCAAACTCTCTGGCGGCTTCTTAGCCTTAACCGATAAAACCGACGCTGAAATCATCTACGATCAGCTAGGTATGAGTAAAAAAGCCTTTAAAAAAGCCATAGGTGGCCTCTTTAAAAATGGTCAACTGAGTATAGATAATGATGGATTGCGTTTAACTACAACCGCAGAATAA
- a CDS encoding YceH family protein, whose product MELTLHEARVIGCLLEKEITTPEQYPLSLNALTLACNQKTSREPVLDLSETQVQDALDSLNKKRLISEQSGFGSRVVKYKHRFCNTEFSELQLSPAAVAIVCLLLLRGPQTPGELRTRSNRLHEFKDVTDVEDCIKQLMSREKPILKQLPREPGRRECRYIELFSEASSQTQGSDAPVAGAALEQTTDTELVARVTQLEQQVAALTEKLDELLASLS is encoded by the coding sequence ATGGAACTCACGTTACACGAAGCCAGAGTCATCGGATGCCTGCTGGAAAAAGAAATCACCACTCCCGAGCAATATCCACTCTCGCTAAACGCCTTGACCTTAGCCTGTAATCAAAAAACCAGCCGCGAGCCCGTGTTGGACTTAAGCGAAACCCAAGTCCAAGATGCCCTTGATTCCCTGAATAAAAAACGTTTGATCAGCGAGCAATCGGGCTTTGGTAGCCGTGTGGTCAAGTATAAGCACAGATTCTGCAACACCGAATTCAGTGAGTTGCAATTATCCCCTGCCGCCGTCGCTATCGTCTGTTTACTCCTGCTTCGCGGCCCGCAAACGCCCGGAGAACTGCGCACCCGCAGTAATAGACTCCATGAATTTAAGGATGTCACAGACGTTGAAGATTGCATCAAGCAACTCATGAGCCGTGAAAAACCGATTTTAAAACAGCTGCCAAGGGAGCCTGGGCGCAGGGAGTGTCGCTATATTGAGTTATTTTCAGAGGCATCCTCCCAGACTCAGGGCTCAGATGCACCAGTGGCAGGAGCGGCCCTTGAACAAACGACAGATACAGAACTGGTCGCCAGAGTGACACAATTAGAACAGCAAGTTGCGGCCCTGACCGAGAAGCTTGATGAGCTGCTCGCATCACTCAGCTAA
- a CDS encoding ABC transporter permease subunit, which yields MTHNPSSTFNNLFIIAVFELRKFFFNTRGIIALIAFALVWGILLLYPIQGASAMLMQPNIKDLVDGLFGENTLNVLFEWPVAEMAVFWCFALYLFPMFSILIAADQFSSDKTRGTLRFYTIRTSRDSLLFGRFLGQILIQGLLILLTIIATIALALSRDSQLFLQAISSGALVGLNLIIVILPFTAVMTLLSLYARTARQAMVLATILWTLVSLAILLLSHQSSLLAELQWLLPGAQLSNMINTNGLNSLAFAYIPLLQTAAALLLGRIYMQRSSV from the coding sequence ATGACACATAATCCATCCAGTACATTCAATAACCTATTTATTATCGCTGTCTTTGAACTGCGAAAATTTTTCTTTAATACCCGTGGCATTATCGCGCTAATAGCCTTTGCGCTAGTATGGGGGATTTTGTTGCTCTACCCCATTCAAGGAGCATCGGCGATGTTGATGCAACCGAATATCAAAGACTTAGTCGATGGCCTCTTTGGCGAAAATACCCTTAATGTCTTATTTGAATGGCCAGTGGCAGAAATGGCGGTATTTTGGTGTTTTGCGCTATATCTATTCCCGATGTTTAGCATCTTGATTGCCGCCGATCAGTTTTCATCGGACAAAACCCGTGGCACGCTGCGTTTCTACACCATTCGCACCAGCCGTGACAGCTTATTATTTGGCCGCTTTCTCGGGCAAATATTAATCCAAGGCCTGCTAATTTTACTGACAATAATAGCCACCATCGCCCTCGCACTAAGCAGAGACAGTCAGTTGTTTTTACAGGCAATAAGCTCTGGTGCCCTAGTAGGTTTGAATTTGATCATCGTAATTTTGCCCTTTACTGCAGTGATGACCCTATTATCTTTATATGCCCGCACCGCGCGTCAGGCGATGGTATTGGCAACTATCCTATGGACATTAGTGTCACTCGCGATATTACTCCTGAGTCATCAATCGAGCCTGTTAGCTGAACTTCAATGGTTACTGCCTGGCGCACAGCTTTCCAACATGATCAATACCAATGGTCTCAATAGTTTAGCCTTTGCCTACATCCCATTATTACAAACTGCGGCAGCCCTATTACTTGGCCGAATTTACATGCAAAGGAGCTCAGTATGA
- a CDS encoding ABC transporter ATP-binding protein, giving the protein MSLIQCQGLSKSYGSKKALKNVSFSLNPGAPIALVGPNGAGKTTLFSLLCGYLSPSEGTIRLLGEAPNSPKLLGKVAALPQDATLDPNLTIASQLALFARLQGMNAKLASEEALRVLSLVDLVDVAQQKPPSLSHGMSKRVAIAQALIGSPTLVLLDEPTAGLDPANAKKVRELVKTLSPTTTFMISSHNLDELEKLCDQVLYLDKGELSQSVSMRANTDSDYLTLTMQHCDSEKLLQEVAKLSGVINVSAKQSNSFVIQLAPSEDKTTEQSAIDNYQLEMKLLSLFNHHHWQYKMLMKGRTLEETLFS; this is encoded by the coding sequence ATGAGTCTTATCCAGTGCCAAGGTTTATCTAAGTCCTACGGCAGCAAAAAGGCATTAAAGAATGTCAGCTTTAGCTTAAACCCGGGGGCGCCCATTGCCCTTGTGGGCCCCAATGGTGCGGGTAAAACCACTCTATTTAGCCTGTTATGTGGCTATTTATCGCCGAGTGAAGGCACTATTCGTTTGCTAGGAGAAGCCCCAAACAGCCCTAAACTCTTAGGCAAAGTCGCGGCACTACCACAGGATGCTACCCTAGATCCTAACTTAACCATTGCCAGCCAACTGGCTCTATTTGCCCGTCTGCAGGGAATGAATGCCAAATTAGCCTCAGAAGAAGCCTTACGGGTTCTGAGCTTAGTGGATCTGGTCGATGTCGCCCAGCAAAAGCCACCGAGTTTAAGTCACGGCATGAGCAAACGCGTCGCCATAGCCCAAGCCTTGATTGGCTCACCGACACTCGTTCTGCTGGATGAACCTACCGCAGGACTCGACCCCGCCAATGCCAAAAAAGTACGTGAACTGGTGAAAACCCTTTCACCCACAACGACGTTCATGATCAGCTCCCATAATTTAGACGAGCTGGAAAAACTCTGCGATCAAGTGCTGTACTTAGATAAGGGTGAACTAAGCCAATCCGTCTCCATGCGCGCCAACACCGACAGTGACTATCTCACCTTGACCATGCAGCACTGCGACAGTGAAAAATTACTGCAGGAAGTGGCTAAGCTGAGCGGCGTCATCAATGTGAGTGCCAAGCAAAGCAATAGCTTTGTTATCCAACTCGCACCGAGTGAAGATAAGACGACGGAACAATCTGCTATCGATAACTATCAGCTTGAAATGAAACTACTTTCCCTCTTTAACCATCACCATTGGCAATACAAGATGCTGATGAAGGGGCGCACATTGGAAGAAACCTTGTTCTCATAA
- a CDS encoding HU family DNA-binding protein, protein MNKAQLIQHIATSLEQSQASTKPVVEQILQQIHIALSEGEKVFLPQFGTFELRYHLPKSGRNPQTGETMEIAGFNQPSFKAATALKQAINN, encoded by the coding sequence ATGAACAAAGCACAACTTATTCAACATATTGCCACTTCGCTTGAACAGTCCCAGGCCAGCACTAAGCCGGTTGTCGAACAAATCCTGCAACAGATCCATATCGCCTTGAGTGAAGGAGAAAAGGTCTTTCTACCCCAATTTGGCACCTTTGAGTTACGTTATCATTTACCTAAATCTGGCCGTAATCCGCAGACGGGTGAAACCATGGAGATCGCTGGCTTTAATCAACCGAGTTTTAAAGCGGCAACGGCGCTAAAACAAGCGATTAATAATTAG
- the pgsA gene encoding CDP-diacylglycerol--glycerol-3-phosphate 3-phosphatidyltransferase: protein MPFNLPIALTLFRLFLLPIFVVLFYLPYSWTPFVAAFVFWLAALTDALDGYAARKLKQLTRFGAFLDPVADKLMVITALVLLVDQYANVWLTLPALFMIGREIVISALREWMAELGKRGTVAVSWIGKYKTAAQMVAIIGLIWQYNPLMIQAAFVLLYIAAVLTFWSMMSYILAAWKDLTAE, encoded by the coding sequence ATGCCGTTTAACTTACCCATAGCATTAACTCTTTTCAGGCTTTTTTTACTGCCCATTTTCGTGGTGCTGTTTTATTTACCCTATAGTTGGACACCTTTTGTTGCCGCATTTGTGTTTTGGCTGGCGGCGTTAACGGATGCATTAGACGGTTATGCGGCCCGTAAACTGAAGCAACTGACCCGTTTTGGCGCATTCCTCGATCCCGTGGCCGACAAGCTAATGGTGATCACCGCGCTTGTTTTATTAGTGGACCAATATGCCAATGTTTGGCTTACTCTTCCCGCCCTCTTTATGATTGGTCGCGAAATTGTCATTTCAGCCCTGCGTGAGTGGATGGCCGAATTAGGTAAGCGCGGTACGGTTGCCGTATCTTGGATCGGTAAATATAAGACTGCGGCGCAGATGGTGGCGATTATTGGCCTGATTTGGCAATACAATCCGCTGATGATCCAAGCCGCATTTGTGCTGTTATATATCGCTGCGGTATTAACCTTCTGGTCAATGATGAGTTACATTTTAGCCGCTTGGAAAGATCTAACGGCCGAATAG